The following are encoded together in the Mesoterricola sediminis genome:
- the xdhB gene encoding xanthine dehydrogenase FAD-binding subunit XdhB has product MFDICELHEPATLREAKERLQAAPDLRVVAGGTDVLIRLQHGHLAGAGLLSLRRVPGLDAIRMLDDGTLEVGAMAPFTRIFEDPLVRAHAPVLAEASVSMGGPQIRNVATIGGNICNGAVSADSASTLFALDALLRLETLEDARVIPIADFYAGPGKVNLRPGELLTAVLIPREGYAGMGGHYIKYAMRKAMDIATLGVAALAKVREGRFVELRIGLGVAAPVPIRCAEAEAWAPGKQVTLDTLAEIAALAVKPSRARTSWRASKDYREHLIEVLVQRAVAEAVKRAGDCCAD; this is encoded by the coding sequence ATGTTTGACATCTGCGAACTGCATGAGCCGGCCACCCTCCGGGAGGCCAAGGAACGGCTCCAGGCCGCGCCGGACCTCCGGGTCGTGGCGGGGGGCACCGACGTCCTGATCCGCCTCCAGCACGGCCACCTCGCCGGGGCGGGCCTGCTGAGCCTGCGCCGCGTGCCGGGGCTGGACGCCATCCGGATGCTGGACGACGGCACCCTGGAGGTGGGCGCCATGGCCCCCTTCACCCGGATCTTCGAGGATCCCCTCGTGCGGGCCCACGCGCCGGTCCTGGCCGAGGCCTCGGTGTCCATGGGCGGGCCCCAGATCCGCAACGTGGCGACGATCGGCGGCAACATCTGCAACGGCGCCGTCAGCGCGGACAGCGCCAGCACCCTCTTCGCCCTGGACGCCCTCCTGCGCCTGGAGACGCTGGAGGACGCGCGCGTCATTCCCATCGCCGACTTCTACGCGGGTCCCGGCAAGGTCAACCTTCGCCCGGGCGAGCTGCTGACGGCGGTGCTGATCCCGCGCGAAGGCTACGCCGGCATGGGCGGGCACTACATCAAGTACGCCATGCGGAAGGCCATGGACATCGCCACCCTCGGCGTCGCGGCCCTGGCCAAGGTCCGGGAGGGCCGCTTCGTGGAGCTCCGCATCGGGCTCGGCGTCGCGGCGCCCGTGCCGATCCGCTGCGCCGAGGCGGAAGCCTGGGCCCCGGGGAAGCAGGTCACCCTGGACACCCTGGCGGAGATCGCCGCCCTGGCGGTGAAGCCCTCCCGGGCCCGCACGTCCTGGAGGGCCTCCAAGGACTACCGGGAGCACCTGATCGAGGTCCTCGTCCAGAGGGCCGTGGCCGAGGCCGTGAAACGCGCGGGGGACTGCTGTGCTGACTAG
- the xdhC gene encoding xanthine dehydrogenase subunit XdhC, whose protein sequence is MLTRNNAGTATLRKISFTVNGRPVAIEIDVRESLLDVLRDRLEYTGVKQGCSVGECGACTVLIDGTPVNSCIYLAAWADGKEVRTIEGIAQDGQLSPVQEAFVDEGAIQCGFCTPGVVLSATAMVESGKRFTHAEVRRELSGHLCRCTGYQKIVDAAERALREAKQLDE, encoded by the coding sequence GTGCTGACTAGGAACAACGCCGGAACGGCAACCCTGAGGAAGATCTCGTTCACCGTCAACGGGAGGCCCGTCGCCATCGAGATCGACGTGCGGGAATCGCTCCTGGACGTCCTCCGCGACCGGCTCGAGTACACGGGCGTCAAGCAGGGCTGCTCCGTGGGCGAGTGCGGGGCCTGCACGGTCCTCATCGACGGGACGCCCGTCAACAGCTGCATCTACCTGGCGGCCTGGGCCGACGGGAAGGAGGTCCGGACCATCGAGGGCATCGCCCAGGACGGCCAGCTGTCGCCGGTCCAGGAGGCCTTCGTGGACGAGGGCGCCATCCAGTGCGGCTTCTGCACCCCCGGGGTCGTCCTGTCCGCCACGGCCATGGTCGAGAGCGGGAAGCGCTTCACCCACGCCGAGGTCCGGCGGGAACTGAGCGGGCACCTGTGCCGCTGCACGGGCTACCAGAAGATCGTGGACGCCGCGGAGCGCGCCCTGCGGGAAGCCAAGCAGCTGGACGAATAG
- a CDS encoding YkgJ family cysteine cluster protein: MAFRTTKAFDCFMAGLDPAARERAAGELEAQVRALGALPPGPDRARELHRRVDAAQARFAALRPDVASRVRCGKGCAHCCRVWVGVTREEAALLARRVEAGTAVPDPRRLRAQQAWTSPSDFMGKDPADAACVFLDGAGACAVHADRPAICRAVLVASDPELCRLGDAASRVTAVLNPYVEVLVSAALTLDGEDAPAPGRHLAHELARLLGDTP; the protein is encoded by the coding sequence ATGGCATTCAGGACCACCAAGGCTTTCGACTGCTTCATGGCCGGACTCGACCCCGCGGCCCGGGAACGGGCCGCGGGGGAGCTCGAGGCCCAGGTACGGGCCCTGGGGGCGCTCCCGCCCGGGCCGGATCGGGCCCGGGAACTGCACCGGCGGGTGGACGCGGCCCAGGCGCGCTTCGCCGCCCTGAGGCCGGACGTGGCCTCCCGGGTCCGCTGCGGCAAAGGCTGCGCCCACTGCTGCCGCGTGTGGGTGGGCGTCACCCGGGAGGAGGCGGCGCTCCTGGCCCGACGGGTGGAGGCCGGGACCGCCGTGCCGGATCCGCGCCGGCTGCGGGCCCAGCAGGCCTGGACGTCCCCCTCGGACTTCATGGGGAAGGACCCGGCCGACGCGGCCTGCGTCTTCCTGGACGGGGCGGGGGCCTGCGCGGTCCACGCGGACCGGCCCGCCATCTGCCGCGCGGTGCTCGTGGCCAGTGATCCGGAGCTCTGCCGCCTCGGCGACGCCGCGAGCCGGGTCACGGCGGTGCTCAACCCCTACGTCGAGGTCCTCGTCTCGGCGGCCCTCACCCTCGACGGGGAGGACGCCCCGGCCCCGGGGCGGCACCTCGCCCACGAACTCGCTCGCCTGTTAGGAGACACGCCATGA
- a CDS encoding chloride channel protein: MIPLPWDLLPGRNQRLRLLAHTRQILAVMLPLGALVGFLVGLALKGLDALEPRIANTAGHAWPALALPAVGLLLNAFWLRGTGIGEVSLFNDLDLARRDPYQVFPFHRSIGKVVGCVLTIGFGGSAGVEGPGKWFGAAVGLQCHRVLRFLSSRAGVVRRLARPPIVMVRGGAAAALAAVFRAPLSGALMAAEHDGRLAAGSTLPCLVSAATGYFFFTRVMGTRPLLPIPGAYPFALRGREILWALVLGLMCGFAATLYLWLREQLGRILARHPLPLRALVAGIGLTLLALPSHLLWHGFPVTQGGGLDMVRHLVQGETLPAEAVAFLALKLAATALTFAGGGIGGLWLPSLAMGAAVGAAFDAWVGLGQTGYFTLLGAASVAGATHGTLLVPVVFLAETTGQTMLVVPALLGTTVSYLVAREGS; this comes from the coding sequence ATGATTCCGCTGCCCTGGGACCTCCTGCCGGGCCGGAACCAGCGGCTCCGCCTCCTCGCGCACACCCGCCAGATCCTGGCGGTGATGCTGCCCCTGGGCGCCCTGGTGGGCTTCCTCGTCGGCCTCGCCCTGAAGGGGCTGGACGCCCTGGAGCCGCGCATCGCGAACACCGCGGGCCATGCGTGGCCGGCCCTGGCCCTGCCGGCGGTGGGCCTCCTCCTCAACGCCTTCTGGCTGCGGGGCACGGGCATCGGCGAGGTGAGCCTCTTCAACGACCTGGATCTCGCTCGGCGGGACCCCTACCAGGTCTTCCCCTTCCACCGCTCCATCGGCAAGGTGGTGGGCTGCGTGCTCACGATCGGCTTCGGCGGCAGCGCGGGGGTGGAAGGCCCCGGAAAGTGGTTCGGCGCGGCCGTGGGCCTCCAGTGCCACCGGGTGCTCCGCTTCCTGTCCTCCAGGGCGGGCGTCGTGCGCCGCCTGGCGAGGCCTCCCATCGTCATGGTGCGGGGCGGGGCCGCGGCCGCCCTCGCGGCGGTGTTCCGCGCCCCCCTTTCGGGGGCCCTCATGGCGGCGGAGCACGACGGGCGCCTCGCCGCGGGCTCCACCCTGCCGTGCCTGGTCTCGGCGGCCACCGGCTACTTCTTCTTCACCCGCGTCATGGGCACGCGGCCCCTCCTGCCGATCCCCGGCGCCTATCCCTTCGCCCTGCGGGGGCGGGAGATCCTCTGGGCCCTGGTCCTGGGCCTGATGTGCGGGTTCGCCGCCACGCTGTACCTGTGGCTGCGGGAGCAGCTGGGCCGGATCCTGGCGCGGCATCCGCTGCCCCTGCGGGCCCTGGTCGCCGGCATCGGCCTGACCCTCCTGGCCCTGCCCAGCCACCTCCTGTGGCACGGCTTCCCGGTCACCCAGGGCGGCGGCCTGGACATGGTGCGCCATCTGGTGCAGGGGGAGACGCTCCCGGCCGAGGCGGTGGCCTTCCTGGCCCTCAAGCTCGCCGCCACCGCCCTGACCTTCGCGGGCGGCGGCATCGGCGGCCTCTGGCTGCCGTCCCTGGCCATGGGGGCCGCCGTCGGCGCCGCCTTCGACGCCTGGGTGGGCCTGGGCCAGACCGGCTACTTCACCCTACTGGGCGCCGCCTCCGTGGCCGGGGCGACCCACGGCACCCTCCTGGTGCCCGTGGTCTTCCTGGCCGAGACGACGGGCCAGACCATGCTCGTGGTGCCCGCGCTGCTGGGGACGACGGTCTCGTACCTGGTGGCCCGGGAAGGCTCCTAG
- a CDS encoding IS701 family transposase, with protein sequence MSESIESRARFDAYADQLVKAVGHADRRAPLTLYCQGLILPGDRKSIEPMAARLDPAHVQARHQSLHHLVAQASWSDEAVLRVVRSYAREAMEIQGPIEAWIVDDTAFPKKGTHSVGVGHQYCGPFGKTANCQNVVSLSMASRWASVPVGFRLYLPEAWANDRDRRDGAGVPKEVVFMPKWQIALALIDAQRQDQVPDLPVLADAGYGDCGAFREALSERNLVYAVGIAKTALVWANGNAPLPARGRGGKGRPGQNLRRDDEHQPVSVKALAESTPKKDWQRVVWGEGTRGLMESRFVALRVHSARRGYEKAELRPEEWLLIEWPEKEAEPTKYWLSTLPSNTPIAQLVRTTKLRWRIERDYQEMKDELGLDHYEGRGWRGLHHHLSLCAATYAFIVAERSRLSPPTIQSIFEFVHAPPGARPLPRGHGPVPA encoded by the coding sequence ATGAGCGAATCCATCGAAAGTCGGGCGCGGTTTGATGCATACGCTGATCAGTTAGTTAAGGCTGTTGGCCATGCCGATCGGCGGGCTCCTTTGACGTTGTATTGTCAGGGCTTGATTCTTCCGGGAGACAGAAAGAGCATCGAGCCAATGGCTGCCAGGTTGGATCCGGCCCACGTTCAGGCTCGGCACCAGTCCCTGCATCACTTGGTGGCCCAAGCGTCCTGGAGCGATGAAGCAGTTCTTCGTGTTGTCAGGTCCTATGCCCGCGAGGCCATGGAAATCCAAGGGCCTATCGAGGCGTGGATCGTTGACGACACTGCATTCCCGAAAAAAGGAACGCATTCAGTCGGAGTTGGCCACCAGTATTGCGGTCCATTCGGAAAGACGGCCAATTGCCAGAACGTGGTCAGCTTGTCCATGGCCTCTCGCTGGGCCAGCGTGCCGGTGGGTTTCCGCCTGTACCTTCCAGAAGCCTGGGCGAATGACCGGGACCGGCGTGATGGGGCTGGGGTTCCAAAGGAAGTCGTGTTCATGCCCAAGTGGCAGATAGCGTTGGCGCTGATCGATGCCCAAAGACAGGATCAGGTCCCCGACCTCCCCGTGTTGGCGGATGCTGGATATGGAGACTGCGGCGCATTTCGTGAAGCGTTATCCGAGCGCAATTTGGTCTATGCCGTAGGCATCGCGAAAACAGCTTTGGTATGGGCTAATGGAAATGCCCCTCTGCCGGCGAGAGGGCGTGGCGGAAAGGGGCGTCCAGGACAGAATCTGCGCCGCGATGATGAGCACCAGCCCGTCTCCGTTAAAGCCTTGGCGGAAAGCACGCCGAAAAAGGATTGGCAGCGGGTGGTCTGGGGAGAGGGCACTCGCGGTCTCATGGAATCTCGATTCGTGGCGCTGCGCGTTCATTCTGCGAGGAGGGGATACGAGAAAGCAGAATTGCGCCCAGAGGAGTGGCTTCTCATCGAATGGCCCGAGAAAGAGGCTGAGCCGACGAAATACTGGCTCTCCACCCTTCCCAGCAATACACCGATTGCCCAACTCGTCAGAACAACAAAGCTCCGCTGGAGAATCGAACGGGACTACCAAGAAATGAAGGACGAGCTTGGCCTAGATCATTACGAAGGTCGCGGATGGAGGGGCCTTCACCACCACCTGAGCCTATGCGCCGCCACTTATGCCTTCATCGTGGCGGAACGTAGCCGCCTTTCCCCCCCTACGATCCAATCCATCTTTGAGTTCGTCCATGCACCCCCAGGAGCCAGACCCCTTCCTAGAGGACATGGGCCCGTTCCGGCCTGA
- a CDS encoding GxxExxY protein — protein MKRGGAEDLAEGRGGKRSWNLPLDIEWRGLVVERAYRLDLLVDDLVVVEAKAVEKLMDAHFAQLNTQLRFSGMEVGLLLNFHQWPFKDGGIKRVIHPRA, from the coding sequence ATGAAACGCGGAGGCGCGGAGGATCTCGCAGAGGGTCGCGGAGGAAAGCGCTCCTGGAACCTGCCCCTGGATATCGAGTGGAGGGGGCTTGTGGTTGAGCGGGCCTACCGGCTGGATTTGCTGGTTGACGACCTCGTGGTCGTGGAGGCTAAGGCGGTCGAGAAACTGATGGATGCCCACTTCGCGCAACTGAACACCCAGCTGCGTTTCAGCGGAATGGAGGTCGGCCTGCTCCTCAATTTCCATCAGTGGCCTTTCAAAGACGGTGGAATCAAGCGGGTGATACATCCAAGGGCTTGA
- a CDS encoding 6-phosphofructokinase, with product MRIGVLTGGGDVPGLNPCIKMLVQRANEEGFEVLGIRRGWAGLLEYNLDDPESHFRCVMTLDKLNTRTVDRTGGTFLHTSRTNPAKVRLKDVPDFLKGRIELDQQGPFDFTDHVLKVIEHLGIDILIPIGGDDTLSYGERMHQEGVSTVAIPKTMDNDIFGTDYCIGFSTAVTRSVEFIHQLRTSAGSHERIAIVELFGRNSGETSLLASYLAGVDRALISEVPFDPVRVAEKIMSDKRNNPSNYAMITVSEGAHMAGGVPVEYGEEDAYGHKKLGGIGHILGEAMKKLTGQDVLNQQVSYLMRSGAPDSLDLMVAVNFANVAINIIKGGERNRLVALRNGTYTSVPMSTITQGLKRVDVAELYDKENYRPKVRHVEGKPMFLY from the coding sequence ATGCGCATCGGCGTCCTGACCGGCGGAGGCGATGTCCCCGGCCTGAATCCCTGCATCAAGATGCTCGTCCAGCGCGCCAACGAGGAGGGCTTCGAGGTCCTCGGCATCCGCCGGGGCTGGGCGGGCCTCCTGGAATACAACCTGGACGACCCCGAATCCCACTTCCGCTGCGTGATGACGCTGGACAAGCTGAACACGCGCACCGTGGACCGCACCGGCGGCACCTTCCTCCACACCAGCCGCACCAACCCCGCCAAGGTCCGCCTCAAGGACGTCCCCGACTTCCTCAAGGGCCGGATCGAGCTCGACCAGCAGGGGCCCTTCGACTTCACCGATCACGTCCTCAAGGTGATCGAGCACCTGGGCATCGACATCCTCATCCCCATCGGCGGGGACGACACCCTGTCGTACGGCGAGCGGATGCACCAGGAGGGCGTCTCCACCGTCGCCATCCCCAAGACCATGGACAACGACATCTTCGGGACGGACTACTGCATCGGCTTCTCCACCGCCGTCACCCGGAGCGTCGAGTTCATCCACCAGCTCCGCACCTCCGCGGGCTCCCACGAGCGCATCGCCATCGTGGAGCTCTTCGGCCGGAACTCCGGGGAGACCTCCCTTCTCGCCTCGTACCTCGCCGGCGTCGACCGGGCCCTCATCAGCGAGGTCCCCTTCGACCCCGTGAGGGTCGCCGAGAAGATCATGTCCGACAAGCGGAACAACCCCAGCAACTACGCCATGATCACCGTGAGCGAGGGCGCCCACATGGCCGGTGGCGTCCCCGTGGAGTACGGGGAGGAGGACGCCTACGGCCACAAGAAGCTCGGCGGCATCGGCCACATCCTGGGCGAGGCCATGAAGAAGCTCACCGGCCAGGACGTGCTCAACCAGCAGGTGAGCTACCTCATGCGCTCCGGGGCCCCCGACAGCCTGGACCTCATGGTCGCCGTCAACTTCGCCAACGTCGCCATCAACATCATCAAGGGCGGCGAGCGCAACCGCCTCGTGGCCCTGCGCAACGGCACCTACACCAGCGTCCCCATGTCGACCATCACCCAGGGCCTCAAGCGCGTGGACGTCGCCGAACTCTACGACAAGGAGAACTACCGCCCCAAGGTCCGGCATGTCGAGGGGAAACCCATGTTCCTCTACTAG
- a CDS encoding aldo/keto reductase: MEMRALGRTGLRVSALGLGCMGMSEFYKGADEAESVATLHQALDLGVTFLDTADMYGPWTNEELVGRAIRGRRREVVLATKFGNVRGEDGAFLGVNGRPDYVKACCDASLRRLGVDVIDLYYQHRVDRTVPIEETVGAMADLVAAGKVRFLGLSEASPATLRRAHAVHPIAALQTEYSLWTRDPEAEILPACRELGVTFVAYSPLGRGFLTARFKRPEDLPEGDYRRNAPRFQGENFGRNLALVAEVERLAAARGVGAGQLALAWVLAQGEDIVPIPGTTKRAHLAQNVAALDLRLTPEDLAGLEAILPMGAAAGLRYPEATLRHVNG, translated from the coding sequence ATGGAAATGCGAGCGCTTGGACGCACCGGCCTGCGGGTTTCGGCCCTCGGCCTGGGGTGCATGGGCATGAGCGAGTTCTACAAGGGGGCGGACGAAGCCGAATCCGTGGCCACCCTGCACCAGGCCCTGGACCTGGGCGTCACCTTCCTGGACACCGCGGACATGTACGGCCCCTGGACCAACGAGGAGCTGGTGGGCCGCGCGATCCGGGGCCGCCGGCGGGAGGTGGTGCTGGCCACCAAGTTCGGCAACGTGCGGGGGGAGGACGGGGCCTTCCTGGGCGTGAACGGGCGCCCCGACTACGTCAAGGCCTGCTGCGACGCCAGCCTGCGCCGCCTCGGCGTGGACGTCATCGACCTCTACTACCAGCACCGGGTGGACCGCACCGTGCCCATCGAGGAGACCGTGGGGGCCATGGCCGACCTGGTGGCGGCGGGCAAGGTGCGCTTCCTCGGCCTGTCCGAGGCCTCCCCCGCGACCCTCCGCCGGGCCCACGCCGTCCATCCCATCGCCGCCCTGCAGACCGAGTACTCCCTCTGGACCCGCGACCCCGAGGCGGAGATCCTCCCCGCCTGCCGCGAGCTCGGCGTCACCTTCGTGGCCTACAGCCCCCTCGGCCGGGGCTTCCTGACGGCCCGGTTCAAGCGCCCCGAGGACCTGCCCGAGGGCGACTACCGGCGGAACGCCCCCCGCTTCCAGGGCGAGAACTTCGGGCGCAACCTGGCCCTGGTGGCCGAGGTGGAGCGCCTGGCCGCGGCCCGGGGCGTGGGGGCCGGACAGCTGGCCCTGGCCTGGGTGCTGGCCCAGGGCGAGGACATCGTGCCCATCCCCGGCACCACGAAGCGGGCCCACCTGGCCCAGAACGTGGCGGCGCTGGACCTCCGGCTGACCCCCGAGGACCTGGCGGGCCTCGAGGCGATCCTCCCCATGGGGGCCGCCGCCGGGCTCCGGTATCCGGAGGCCACCCTCCGCCACGTGAACGGGTAG
- a CDS encoding AbrB/MazE/SpoVT family DNA-binding domain-containing protein codes for MALARSRITAQGQVSVPAAVMRKFGLAPGDYIDWEGRDGQLQVRKVGAFSLGDVATALGIQEGVLHKTGPELLEGVKERMRRRHALR; via the coding sequence ATGGCGCTCGCTCGGTCCAGGATCACAGCGCAGGGACAGGTGTCCGTGCCAGCGGCGGTCATGCGCAAGTTCGGGCTGGCGCCGGGGGATTACATCGACTGGGAGGGCCGGGACGGCCAGCTGCAGGTTCGCAAGGTCGGCGCCTTCTCCCTGGGCGATGTGGCCACGGCCCTGGGCATCCAGGAGGGCGTCCTCCACAAGACGGGGCCGGAGCTGCTGGAAGGGGTCAAGGAACGCATGAGGCGGCGCCATGCGCTCCGTTGA
- a CDS encoding PIN domain-containing protein: protein MRSVDASLLVAALAGGPGGAAAEAFIRTEGPVWISQVVLAEAVRVLEGGYGRTRDQLGLALERLLDNRDLVVDEPGSARAALALYRQGLDFEDALALETARRAGHLPMATLRTALGGVAGAFIPGA, encoded by the coding sequence ATGCGCTCCGTTGACGCCTCCCTCCTCGTGGCGGCCCTCGCGGGCGGCCCCGGCGGCGCCGCCGCCGAGGCCTTCATCCGGACCGAGGGGCCGGTGTGGATCTCCCAGGTGGTGCTGGCCGAGGCGGTGCGGGTCCTGGAGGGGGGCTACGGCCGCACCCGGGACCAGCTGGGGCTGGCCCTGGAGCGGCTGCTGGACAACCGGGACCTGGTCGTGGACGAGCCCGGCTCCGCCCGGGCGGCCCTGGCCCTCTACCGGCAGGGCCTGGATTTCGAGGACGCCCTGGCCCTGGAGACGGCGCGGCGGGCGGGTCATCTGCCCATGGCCACCCTGCGGACGGCCCTGGGGGGCGTTGCGGGCGCCTTCATCCCTGGGGCATAG
- a CDS encoding peptidylprolyl isomerase encodes MRIRALALALAAVSAFAANPKVKFTTTLGAFTVELAPEAAPKTVENFLGYVKSGHYKGTTFHRVISKFMIQGGGMTKDGVEKPTRKPVENEARASKEKGLLNVRGSLAMARTRDPHSATAQFFVNVVDNPFLDSPGQDGWGYCVFGKVVEGMETVDRIKAVKTLPGDRPETPVVITDARIEGAPAPAKKAPGRKRK; translated from the coding sequence ATGCGAATCCGTGCCCTGGCCCTGGCCCTGGCGGCCGTCTCCGCCTTCGCCGCCAACCCCAAGGTCAAGTTCACCACCACCCTCGGCGCCTTCACCGTGGAGCTGGCCCCGGAGGCCGCCCCGAAGACCGTCGAGAACTTCCTCGGCTATGTGAAGAGCGGCCACTACAAAGGCACCACGTTCCACCGGGTCATCTCCAAGTTCATGATCCAGGGCGGCGGGATGACCAAGGACGGGGTCGAGAAGCCCACCCGGAAGCCCGTGGAGAACGAGGCCCGGGCCTCCAAGGAGAAGGGCCTCCTCAACGTGCGGGGCTCCCTCGCCATGGCCCGCACCCGGGACCCCCACAGCGCCACGGCCCAGTTCTTCGTGAACGTGGTGGACAATCCCTTCCTGGACAGCCCCGGGCAGGACGGCTGGGGCTACTGCGTCTTCGGCAAGGTGGTCGAGGGCATGGAGACGGTGGACAGGATCAAGGCCGTCAAGACCCTCCCCGGCGACCGCCCGGAGACCCCCGTGGTCATCACCGACGCGCGCATCGAGGGCGCCCCCGCCCCGGCGAAGAAGGCCCCGGGGAGGAAGCGCAAGTAG